From the genome of Cryptococcus tetragattii IND107 chromosome 6, whole genome shotgun sequence, one region includes:
- a CDS encoding pyruvate dehydrogenase (acetyl-transferring) E1 component, alpha subunit, which produces MSFSLRARGLRAATRSIGVKPLRSTLPQVRYVQIDADKSSPMHELPSSGSEPFKVQLHADSFHSYRCDAPPPETTVTKDELVSMYHTMVQMRRMEQAADALYKQKLIRGFCHLAIGQEAVSVGMETAIDDKDRVITSYRCHTFAVLRGGTIKGVLAELMGRKDGMSFGKGGSMHIFTPTFFGGNGIVGAQVPVGAGVALAQKYNKEKAATFALYGDGASNQGQVFEAFNMAKLWNLPCVFVCENNKYGMGTSAERSSMNTQFFTRGDKIPGLQVNGMDILAVREATKWAKDWVTSGKGPLLMEFVTYRYGGHSMSDPGTTYRTREEVQQMRSSQDAIAGLKKYILEWGVTDEASLKAIDKSAKEEVDAAVEEAKKSPFPDQVEFWSDIYYKGSEPTHMRGREKEEVHYYNKSA; this is translated from the exons atgtccttctccctccgTGCTCGTGGCCTCCGAGCCGCTACTCGATCCATCGGCGTC AAGCCTCTTCGTTCCACCCTTCCCCAGGTGCGATACGTCCAGATCGATGCCGACAAGTCTTCTCCCATGCACGAActcccttcctctggtTCTGAGCCT tTCAAGGTCCAGCTCCACGCCgactctttccactcttACCGATGTGACGCCCCTCCTCCCGAGACCACCGTTACCAAGGATGAGTTGGTCAGCATGTACCACACCATG GTTCAGATGCGACGAATGGAACAAGCCGCCGACGCCCTTTATAAGCAAAAGCTTATCCGAGGTTTCTGCCACCTTGCCATCGGCCAGGAAGCCGTTTCCGTCGGTATGGAGACTGCCATCGATGACAAGGACCGAGTTATCACCTCTTACCGATGCCACACTTTCGCCGTTCTCCGAGGTGGCACCATCAAGGGTGTCCTTGCCGAGTTGATGGGCCGAAAGGACGGTATGTCTTTCGGTAAGGGTGGCTCTATGCACATCTTCACCCCTACTTTCTTCGGTGGTAACGGTATCGTCGGTGCCCAG GTTCCCGTTGGCGCTGGTGTTGCCCTTGCCCAAAAGTACAACAAAGAGAAGGCTGCTACTTTTGCCCTCTACGGTGACGGTGCTTCTAACCAAGGCCAAGTCTTTGAGGCTTTCAACATGGCCAAGCTTTGGAATCTCCCCTGTGTCTTTGTCTGTGAGAACAACAAGTACGGTATGGGTACTTCTGCCGAGCGATCTTCTATGAACACTCAGTTCTTCACCCGTGGTGACAAGATTCCCGGTCTCCAA GTTAACGGTATGGACATCCTCGCTGTCCGAGAGGCCACCAAGTGGGCCAAGGATTGGGTTACTTCCGGCAAGGGTCCCCTCCTCATGGAGTTTGTCACTTACCGATACGGTGGCCACTCCATGTCCGATCCCGGTACGACTTACCGAACCCGAGAGGAGGTCCAGCAAATGCGATCTTCCCAGGACGCGATTGCCGGCTTGAAGAAGTACATTCTCGAATGGGGAGTGACTGATGAGGCTAGCTTGAAGGCGATTGACAAGTCtgccaaggaggaggttgatGCCGCTGTTGAGGAGGCTAAGAAGAGTCCTTTCCCTGACCAGGTTGAGTTCTGGAGTGACATCTAC TACAAGGGTTCCGAGCCCACTCACATGCGTGGtagggagaaggaggaggtcCACTACTACAACAAGTCTGCTTAA